A single Melopsittacus undulatus isolate bMelUnd1 chromosome 11, bMelUnd1.mat.Z, whole genome shotgun sequence DNA region contains:
- the CDK3 gene encoding cyclin-dependent kinase 3 isoform X3: MDPFQEVFQKLEKIGEGTYGVVYKARNKRTGQLVALKKIRLDSDSEGVPSTAIREISLLKELKHPNIVRLLDVIHSQKKLYLVFEYLNQDLKKYMDSSQTRGLPLSLVKVVTLWYRAPEILLGCKYYSTPVDIWSVGCIFAEMVTRKALFPGDSEIDQLFRIFRTLGTPTEATWPGVTQLPDYKENFPQWARKEMMEIVPSLDRDGRDLLMQLLLYDPSKRISAKTALSHQYFFQRSPQKPEEQHGRQKRCR, translated from the exons ATGGACCCCTTCCAGGAGGTGTTCCAGAAGCTGGAGAAGATCGGGGAGGGCACCTATGGTGTCGTGTACAAGGCTCGCAACAAGCGCACGGGGCAGCTGGTGGCCCTCAAGAAGATCCGCTTGGACTC GGACTCGGAGGGtgtccccagcactgcaatCCGAGAAATCTCActgctgaaggagctgaagcACCCCAACATAGTAAG GCTCCTGGATGTCATACACAGCCAGAAGAAGCTCTATCTGGTGTTTGAGTATCTAAATCAGGACCTGAAGAAATACATGGACTCATCCCAAACCAGAGGGCTTCCTTTAAGCTTGGTCAAG GTAGTGACTCTGTGGTACCGAGCCCCTGAAATACTGTTGGGATGCAAATATTACTCAACCCCTGTGGATATCTGGAGCGTCGGCTGCATCTTTGCAGAAATG gTGACCAGGAAGGCCCTCTTTCCAGGGGACTCTGAGATCGATCAGCTCTTCCGGATCTTTCGCACTCTGGGCACTCCCACTGAGGCGACCTGGCCTGGAGTAACCCAGCTGCCTGACTACAAGGAGAACTTTCCCCAGTGGGCAAGGAAGGAGATGATGGAAATTGTTCCCAGCTTAGATCGAGATGGTAGAGACTTACTGATG CAATTGCTCCTGTATGACCCCAGCAAGCGCATCTCGGCCAAGACAGCCCTCAGTCACCAGTACTTCTTCCAGAGAAGCCCTCAGAAGCCTGAAGAGCAACATGGGCGGCAGAAACGCTGCAGATGA
- the CDK3 gene encoding cyclin-dependent kinase 3 isoform X2 yields MDPFQEVFQKLEKIGEGTYGVVYKARNKRTGQLVALKKIRLDSDSEGVPSTAIREISLLKELKHPNIVRLLDVIHSQKKLYLVFEYLNQDLKKYMDSSQTRGLPLSLVKNYVFQLLQGVSFCHSHRVIHRDLKPQNLLINEAGVIKLADFGLARAFGVPLRTYTHEVTRKALFPGDSEIDQLFRIFRTLGTPTEATWPGVTQLPDYKENFPQWARKEMMEIVPSLDRDGRDLLMQLLLYDPSKRISAKTALSHQYFFQRSPQKPEEQHGRQKRCR; encoded by the exons ATGGACCCCTTCCAGGAGGTGTTCCAGAAGCTGGAGAAGATCGGGGAGGGCACCTATGGTGTCGTGTACAAGGCTCGCAACAAGCGCACGGGGCAGCTGGTGGCCCTCAAGAAGATCCGCTTGGACTC GGACTCGGAGGGtgtccccagcactgcaatCCGAGAAATCTCActgctgaaggagctgaagcACCCCAACATAGTAAG GCTCCTGGATGTCATACACAGCCAGAAGAAGCTCTATCTGGTGTTTGAGTATCTAAATCAGGACCTGAAGAAATACATGGACTCATCCCAAACCAGAGGGCTTCCTTTAAGCTTGGTCAAG AACTACgttttccagctgctgcagggtgtGAGCTTCTGCCACTCACATAGAGTCATCCACAGGGACTTGAAGCCGCAGAACTTGCTCATTAATGAAGCAGGAGTAATCAAGCTGGCTGATTTTGGGCTGGCAAGAGCTTTTGGTGTCCCCCTGCGTACGTACACTCATGAG gTGACCAGGAAGGCCCTCTTTCCAGGGGACTCTGAGATCGATCAGCTCTTCCGGATCTTTCGCACTCTGGGCACTCCCACTGAGGCGACCTGGCCTGGAGTAACCCAGCTGCCTGACTACAAGGAGAACTTTCCCCAGTGGGCAAGGAAGGAGATGATGGAAATTGTTCCCAGCTTAGATCGAGATGGTAGAGACTTACTGATG CAATTGCTCCTGTATGACCCCAGCAAGCGCATCTCGGCCAAGACAGCCCTCAGTCACCAGTACTTCTTCCAGAGAAGCCCTCAGAAGCCTGAAGAGCAACATGGGCGGCAGAAACGCTGCAGATGA
- the CDK3 gene encoding cyclin-dependent kinase 3 isoform X1 → MDPFQEVFQKLEKIGEGTYGVVYKARNKRTGQLVALKKIRLDSDSEGVPSTAIREISLLKELKHPNIVRLLDVIHSQKKLYLVFEYLNQDLKKYMDSSQTRGLPLSLVKNYVFQLLQGVSFCHSHRVIHRDLKPQNLLINEAGVIKLADFGLARAFGVPLRTYTHEVVTLWYRAPEILLGCKYYSTPVDIWSVGCIFAEMVTRKALFPGDSEIDQLFRIFRTLGTPTEATWPGVTQLPDYKENFPQWARKEMMEIVPSLDRDGRDLLMQLLLYDPSKRISAKTALSHQYFFQRSPQKPEEQHGRQKRCR, encoded by the exons ATGGACCCCTTCCAGGAGGTGTTCCAGAAGCTGGAGAAGATCGGGGAGGGCACCTATGGTGTCGTGTACAAGGCTCGCAACAAGCGCACGGGGCAGCTGGTGGCCCTCAAGAAGATCCGCTTGGACTC GGACTCGGAGGGtgtccccagcactgcaatCCGAGAAATCTCActgctgaaggagctgaagcACCCCAACATAGTAAG GCTCCTGGATGTCATACACAGCCAGAAGAAGCTCTATCTGGTGTTTGAGTATCTAAATCAGGACCTGAAGAAATACATGGACTCATCCCAAACCAGAGGGCTTCCTTTAAGCTTGGTCAAG AACTACgttttccagctgctgcagggtgtGAGCTTCTGCCACTCACATAGAGTCATCCACAGGGACTTGAAGCCGCAGAACTTGCTCATTAATGAAGCAGGAGTAATCAAGCTGGCTGATTTTGGGCTGGCAAGAGCTTTTGGTGTCCCCCTGCGTACGTACACTCATGAG GTAGTGACTCTGTGGTACCGAGCCCCTGAAATACTGTTGGGATGCAAATATTACTCAACCCCTGTGGATATCTGGAGCGTCGGCTGCATCTTTGCAGAAATG gTGACCAGGAAGGCCCTCTTTCCAGGGGACTCTGAGATCGATCAGCTCTTCCGGATCTTTCGCACTCTGGGCACTCCCACTGAGGCGACCTGGCCTGGAGTAACCCAGCTGCCTGACTACAAGGAGAACTTTCCCCAGTGGGCAAGGAAGGAGATGATGGAAATTGTTCCCAGCTTAGATCGAGATGGTAGAGACTTACTGATG CAATTGCTCCTGTATGACCCCAGCAAGCGCATCTCGGCCAAGACAGCCCTCAGTCACCAGTACTTCTTCCAGAGAAGCCCTCAGAAGCCTGAAGAGCAACATGGGCGGCAGAAACGCTGCAGATGA